A single genomic interval of Bacteroidales bacterium harbors:
- the ribD gene encoding bifunctional diaminohydroxyphosphoribosylaminopyrimidine deaminase/5-amino-6-(5-phosphoribosylamino)uracil reductase RibD — translation MKRCLELAGMASGNTAPNPMVGSVIVHDNKIIGEGYHRFYGGAHAETIAIDSVKNKKRLKHSTLYVNLEPCAHHGHTPPCSERIVNEGIPRVVIGMRDPSSKVSGKGINMLRKGSCRVVENVLEQESREVNRRFITFHERKRPYIILKWAQTLDGFIDKVRAKDDPIQPNWITNELSRRLVHKWRTEEQAILVGANTTLKDNPRLTVREWHGKSPLRLIIDRHLEVSEEFEMIYDSQPTVIFTDTNSDLSKSKRLSEYPTEIVRLNFSKDVLKQILGFLYDRNVVSMFVEGGEQTLSGFFSEGIWDEARVFIGNKTFHSGVKAPDFPDKPIYKQVELLETRFYTFRNGD, via the coding sequence ATGAAGCGGTGCCTGGAACTGGCAGGAATGGCCAGTGGCAATACAGCTCCCAACCCCATGGTAGGTTCAGTGATCGTTCATGATAACAAAATTATAGGAGAAGGATACCATCGCTTTTATGGAGGGGCCCATGCCGAAACAATTGCCATAGATTCTGTGAAAAACAAAAAACGATTAAAGCATTCTACCTTATATGTCAACCTGGAACCCTGTGCCCACCATGGCCATACCCCACCGTGTTCCGAAAGAATTGTAAATGAAGGAATTCCCAGGGTAGTTATAGGAATGCGGGATCCATCTTCAAAGGTCTCGGGAAAGGGTATCAATATGCTCCGGAAAGGAAGTTGCCGGGTTGTCGAAAATGTACTGGAGCAGGAAAGCAGAGAGGTTAATCGGCGTTTCATTACTTTTCATGAAAGAAAACGACCGTATATTATTCTAAAATGGGCCCAAACCCTGGATGGTTTTATTGATAAAGTTCGTGCCAAAGACGATCCCATACAACCCAACTGGATTACCAATGAGCTGTCAAGACGGCTGGTTCATAAGTGGAGAACGGAAGAACAGGCCATCCTTGTGGGTGCCAATACCACCCTGAAAGATAATCCCCGGTTGACTGTGAGGGAATGGCATGGTAAGAGCCCTTTAAGGCTCATTATCGACCGGCATCTGGAAGTCAGTGAGGAATTTGAAATGATTTATGATTCCCAGCCTACAGTTATATTTACTGATACCAACAGCGATCTTTCAAAATCAAAGAGACTTTCCGAATATCCCACTGAAATCGTCAGGTTGAATTTCAGTAAAGACGTGCTAAAACAAATTCTCGGTTTTTTATACGACCGAAATGTAGTTTCCATGTTTGTAGAAGGTGGAGAACAAACCCTATCCGGGTTTTTTAGCGAAGGGATATGGGATGAAGCCAGGGTGTTTATCGGAAACAAGACCTTCCACTCGGGGGTGAAAGCTCCGGATTTCCCTGATAAACCAATTTATAAACAGGTAGAATTGTTGGAAACCCGGTTTTATACATTCCGTAATGGAGACTGA